The following proteins are encoded in a genomic region of Corylus avellana chromosome ca4, CavTom2PMs-1.0:
- the LOC132178902 gene encoding ultraviolet-B receptor UVR8-like isoform X1, with protein MEHSEKGKEAKHHDEEEDEEEERQEVQEIWSWGAGTEGQLGTGRLEDEHLPQLLHLPSMASAGPISLLSCGGAHVIALTSGGRVLTWGRGTSGQLGHGDMVNSLYPKLVTSLQAYFISHVSAGWSHSGFVSDTGYLFTCGDGSFGQLGHGDYSSHCSPVRVSFFVTKHVEQIACGMRHSLVLLKGSSGFRTYAFGSGKRGQLGISNDKIKSVSLPEVTHGLEDVRIVSITANGDHSAALSVDGHLYTWGRGFSGTPDAHFPQCLLSSFLFTRAALGWNHALALTSDGEVFMLGGSYHGVLGDLEKMSPKQLPDPRGAILEKVSGLDALKIVHVAAGAEHSAVVTENEEIKTWGWGEHGQLGLGNTCDQTSPQAVSLSNNPKETATFKVFCGSGFTYAIQNPCV; from the exons ATGGAACAcagtgaaaaaggaaaagaagcaaAGCACCAcgacgaagaagaagatgaggaagAAGAGCGACAAGAAGTACAAGAAATATGGAGTTGGGGAGCAGGAACGGAGGGGCAGCTGGGCACGGGCAGGCTAGAGGACGAGCACCTCCCTCAGCTGCTTCACCTTCCTTCTATGGCCTCCGCCGGACCCATTTCTTTGCTCTCCTGTGGCGGCGCTCACGTTATTGCCTTGACCTCCG GTGGTAGGGTACTGACATGGGGAAGGGGTACATCTGGCCAACTAGGCCATGGTGATATGGTTAATAGCTTGTATCCCAAGCTTGTCACTTCCTTGCAGGCTTACTTCATATCCCATGTTTCTGCTGGATGGAGCCACTCTGGATTTGTTTCAG ATACTGGGTATCTTTTTACCTGCGGGGATGGGTCGTTTGGTCAGCTTGGGCATGGGGACTACAGTTCACATTGCTCTCCTGTAAGAGTCTCATTCTTTGTTACTAAGCATGTTGAACAGATAGCATGTGGTATGCGCCATTCGCTTGTGTTGTTGAAAG GTTCTTCAGGATTTCGAACTTATGCATTTGGGTCTGGGAAGCGTGGTCAACTAGGCATCTCCAACGATAAGATCAAATCGGTTAGTCTTCCTGAAGTAACTCATGGATTGGAGGATGTCAGAATCGTTAGCATAACTGCAAATGGAGATCATAGTGCAGCATTATCTG TTGATGGACATCTTTACACTTGGGGAAGAGGGTTCAGTGGCACTCCAGATGCTCACTTTCCTCAGTGTTTACTTTCGTCTTTCTTGTTTACCAGAGCAGCTCTTGGATGGAACCATGCTCTAGCATTGACTA GTGATGGGGAAGTTTTTATGCTCGGTGGCAGCTACCATGGAGTCCTTGGTGATCTTGAGAAAATGAGCCCAAAACAATTACCTG ATCCCAGAGGTGCTATCCTGGAGAAGGTCTCTGGTCTTGATGCTTTAAAAATTGTGCATGTTGCAGCTGGAGCTGAGCACTCTGCAGTGGTAACAG agaatgaagaaataaaaacatGGGGTTGGGGTGAACATGGTCAACTTGGCTTGGGGAATACATGTGATCAAACTAGCCCCCAAGCAGTGAGCTTAAGTAACAATCCCAAAGAAACTGCCACATTCAAAGTTTTTTGTGGTAGTGGGTTTACATATGCCATACAGAATCCTTGTGTATAA
- the LOC132178902 gene encoding ultraviolet-B receptor UVR8-like isoform X2, with protein sequence MEHSEKGKEAKHHDEEEDEEEERQEVQEIWSWGAGTEGQLGTGRLEDEHLPQLLHLPSMASAGPISLLSCGGAHVIALTSGGRVLTWGRGTSGQLGHGDMVNSLYPKLVTSLQAYFISHVSAGWSHSGFVSDTGYLFTCGDGSFGQLGHGDYSSHCSPVRVSFFVTKHVEQIACGMRHSLVLLKGSSGFRTYAFGSGKRGQLGISNDKIKSVSLPEVTHGLEDVRIVSITANGDHSAALSVDGHLYTWGRGFSGTPDAHFPQCLLSSFLFTRAALGWNHALALTNPRGAILEKVSGLDALKIVHVAAGAEHSAVVTENEEIKTWGWGEHGQLGLGNTCDQTSPQAVSLSNNPKETATFKVFCGSGFTYAIQNPCV encoded by the exons ATGGAACAcagtgaaaaaggaaaagaagcaaAGCACCAcgacgaagaagaagatgaggaagAAGAGCGACAAGAAGTACAAGAAATATGGAGTTGGGGAGCAGGAACGGAGGGGCAGCTGGGCACGGGCAGGCTAGAGGACGAGCACCTCCCTCAGCTGCTTCACCTTCCTTCTATGGCCTCCGCCGGACCCATTTCTTTGCTCTCCTGTGGCGGCGCTCACGTTATTGCCTTGACCTCCG GTGGTAGGGTACTGACATGGGGAAGGGGTACATCTGGCCAACTAGGCCATGGTGATATGGTTAATAGCTTGTATCCCAAGCTTGTCACTTCCTTGCAGGCTTACTTCATATCCCATGTTTCTGCTGGATGGAGCCACTCTGGATTTGTTTCAG ATACTGGGTATCTTTTTACCTGCGGGGATGGGTCGTTTGGTCAGCTTGGGCATGGGGACTACAGTTCACATTGCTCTCCTGTAAGAGTCTCATTCTTTGTTACTAAGCATGTTGAACAGATAGCATGTGGTATGCGCCATTCGCTTGTGTTGTTGAAAG GTTCTTCAGGATTTCGAACTTATGCATTTGGGTCTGGGAAGCGTGGTCAACTAGGCATCTCCAACGATAAGATCAAATCGGTTAGTCTTCCTGAAGTAACTCATGGATTGGAGGATGTCAGAATCGTTAGCATAACTGCAAATGGAGATCATAGTGCAGCATTATCTG TTGATGGACATCTTTACACTTGGGGAAGAGGGTTCAGTGGCACTCCAGATGCTCACTTTCCTCAGTGTTTACTTTCGTCTTTCTTGTTTACCAGAGCAGCTCTTGGATGGAACCATGCTCTAGCATTGACTA ATCCCAGAGGTGCTATCCTGGAGAAGGTCTCTGGTCTTGATGCTTTAAAAATTGTGCATGTTGCAGCTGGAGCTGAGCACTCTGCAGTGGTAACAG agaatgaagaaataaaaacatGGGGTTGGGGTGAACATGGTCAACTTGGCTTGGGGAATACATGTGATCAAACTAGCCCCCAAGCAGTGAGCTTAAGTAACAATCCCAAAGAAACTGCCACATTCAAAGTTTTTTGTGGTAGTGGGTTTACATATGCCATACAGAATCCTTGTGTATAA
- the LOC132179566 gene encoding uncharacterized protein LOC132179566 has translation MARREGRDSDSKRHRSRFDREPSPKRSRRDGKPETERVPGNTDLDVGDRTDRDQKHRHRLQDASPLEAPSAPDSKPENGVVSKESEKKPNEHREGPKISSNTSEVPRSRSYFQHNERGNALQVGRSIGRRATSERGWRDSKDDERAANKTTYNAQRRDEKLQAKQDDNSVWRHDRFLEKDDLPPLAKKRPAFQEKKIAVDFENAKKAETEMVKSSHADYYVEGSERREERGRNPRHLDWPEKPSVGDRLPPKWGEAHRDGFLSRERYGSGGGGGGGNYRGRDRINGRQGYRTGGPRVEKWKHDLYNASGSPTPKNEDDQIAKLEALLTS, from the exons ATGGCTCGTCGGGAGGGCCGCGATTCCGACTCCAAGCGACACCGTTCCAGGTTCGACCGAGAACCCAG TCCTAAGAGGTCTAGGAGGGATGGAAAACCAGAAACGGAGAGAGTACCCGGCAACACTGATTTGGATGTTGGAGACCGCACAGACCGGGATCAAAAGCACCGTCATCGGCTGCAAGACGCATCACCTCTCGAGGCCCCATCCGCACCTGATTCTAAGCCAGAAAATGGGGTTGTGAGCAAAGAATCTGAGAAGAAACCCAATGAGCATCGTGAAGGACCAAAAATCTCTTCTAATACATCGGAAGTACCTCGGTCTCGATCTTATTTTCAG CACAATGAACGTGGTAATGCTTTACAAGTTGGTCGAAGCATTGGTCGCAGAGCTACTAGTG AGCGCGGATGGAGGGATTCAAAGGATGACGAAAGGGCAGCAAACAAGACAACTTATAATGCACAGCGAAGAGATGAGAAATTACAGGCTAAGCAGGATGACAACAGTGTCTGGCGCCATGATCGTTTCCTTGAAAAAGATGATCTACCTCCACTTGCAAAGAAAAGACCCGCATTTCAGGAGAAGAAGATTGCGGTGGATTTTGAAAATGCTAAGAAAGCAGAAACAGAGATGGTAAAATCAAGCCATGCTGACTACTATGTGGAAGGAAGCGAAAGAAGGGAGGAAAGAGGTCGCAACCCCCGCCATTTGGACTGGCCTGAGAAGCCCTCAGTCGGAGACAGATTACCACCAAAGTGGGGAGAAGCACATAGGGATGGCTTTCTGTCCAGAGAAAGGTACGGCagtggcggtggcggtggcggtggaAATTACAGGGGAAGAGATAGAATCAATGGAAGACAAGGGTATCGTACTGGGGGGCCACGTGTTGAGAAGTGGAAACATGATTTGTATAATGCAAGTGGAAGTCCGACCCcaaaaaatgaagatgatcaaaTTGCAAAGCTGGAAGCACTCTTGACTTCGTAG
- the LOC132176902 gene encoding DNA polymerase kappa-like, which translates to MEKSESTSGDTPQPWQSYHTVFTNAKAGMDGVDKERVQRIVYEMSKGSKYFENEERKEAFTRRKLESMRAQCAMLTAADISNNRTVADRRILELEATRDLTRIWLHVDMDAFYAAVETLSNPMLKGKPMAVGGMSMISTANYEARRFGVRAAMPGFIARKLCPELIFVPVDFKKYTYYSDLTRKVFQKYDPNFMAASLDEAYLDITNVCKQRGITSGEIAEELRTSVYEETGLMCSAGVGPNRLLAKVCSDINKPNGQFILPNDRLAVMTFISSLPIRKIGGIGKVTEHILRDVFGINTCEDMLQKGDFLCALFSRSTADFFLSVALGLGKTETPQVMLRKSISNERTFSATDDEAFLHQKLSDLAEMLSSDMQKEGLLGRTLTLKLKTASFEVRTRAVTLQKYICSSEDILKYASKLLKDELPVSLRLIGLRLSQFNTDMVGAPSETRQKTLTDFLISGVANRKSTSDNSSLGSIVDSHEICSYEDRDLLDGSHLPDLEDKHTISNKVNSPHPKSRQNAVTGLLEADSSSVEFRCNSLDEVNKRANLLDDEAVSSSNQGELLLWVNDYKCSLCGFELPLGFVEERQEHSDFHLAERLQKEESRSETRTLMPRHRFSRKENIGSQSKGKKQKISPKDKGHIPIDMFFVKSCQNF; encoded by the exons ATGGAGAAGAGCGAAAGCACATCAGGCGACACGCCTCAGCCATGGCAGTCGTACCACACTGTCTTCACCAACGCTAAAGCAG GTATGGATGGGGTGGACAAAGAGAGAGTGCAAAGAATAGTGTATGAGATGAGCAAAGGATCTAAGTATTTCGAGAATGAGGAACGCAAGGAGGCCTTTACGAGGCGGAAACTCGAGAGCATGCGTGCTCAATGCGCGATGCTCACGGCAGCCGATATATCTAACAATCGGACG GTGGCTGATAGGAGAATTTTAGAGCTAGAAGCTACACGTGACTTGACGAGGATTTGGCTGCACGTAGATATGGATGCTTTTTATGCTGCTGTTGAGACATTAAGTAACCCAATGTTAAAGGGCAAGCCAATGGCCGTTGGTGGCATGTCTATGATCTCCACCGCCAATTATGAG GCACGGAGATTTGGGGTTCGTGCTGCAATGCCTGGTTTCATTGCACGTAAATTATGTCCGGAGTTAATTTTTGTTCCCGTAGATTTTAAGAAGTATACTTATTACAGTGATTTGACTAGGAAAG TTTTTCAGAAGTATGATCCCAACTTCATGGCTGCTAGTTTGGATGAAGCATACCTTGACATAACTAATGTCTGCAAACAAAGGGGCATTACCAGTGGAGAA ATTGCTGAAGAACTCAGAACCTCTGTTTATGAAGAGACTGGTCTTATGTGTAGTGCTGGAGTGGGACCAAACCGCTTACTTGCTAAG gTTTGTTCAGATATAAATAAGCCAAATGGACAATTCATCTTACCAAATGACCGGTTGGCTGTCATGACATTTATATCCTCACTTCCCATACGAAAG ATTGGGGGCATTGGTAAGGTCACTGAACATATTTTAAGGGATGTTTTTGGAATCAATACATGTGAGGATATGCTGCAAAAGGGTGATTTCCTCTGTGCATTATTTTCTCGTTCTACAGCAG ATTTTTTCCTCTCTGTGGCATTGGGGCTTGGGAAAACTGAAACCCCTCAAGTCATGTTACGGAAGAGTATCAGTAATGAGAGAACATTTTCCGCGACAGATGATGAGGCATTTCTGCATCAGAAATTAT CTGATCTTGCGGAGATGCTTTCTTCTGACATGCAGAAAGAAGGTCTTTTGGGGCGAACATTGACTCTTAAACTAAAAACAGCATCTTTTGAG GTTAGAACCAGAGCTGTAACTTTGCAAAAGTATATTTGCTCAAGTGAGGATATTTTGAAATATGCTTCAAAGCTGCTAAAGGATGAACTTCCTGTGTCTTTGAGACTGATAG GCCTGCGGTTGTCTCAATTTAATACAGACATGGTTGGTGCTCCATCTGAAACTAGACAAAAAACTCTCACCGATTTTCTTATATCGGGAGTTGCAAATAGGAAAAGTACCAGTGATAATAGTTCCCTGGGCTCAATTGTTGATAGCCATGAGATATGTAGTTATGAAGATAGAGATTTATTGGACGGCAGCCACTTACCAGATTTGGAAGACAAGCACACTATTAGCAACAAG GTGAATTCACCACACCCAAAATCTCGTCAAAATGCAGTGACTGGGTTGTTGGAAGCAGATTCATCTTCTGTGGAGTTTAGATGTAACAGCCTAGATGAAGTGAACAAGAGGGCCAACTTGCTGGATGACGAGGCAGTTTCTTCATCCAATCAGGGAGAGCTACTTTTGTGGGTAAATGATTACAAGTGTTCACTATGCGGGTTTGAATTACCTCTAGGATTTGTTGAGGAGAGGCAAGAACACTCTGATTTTCATCTTGCTGAGAGACTTCAGAAGGAGGAATCTCGCAGTGAGACTAGAACTCTAATGCCGAGGCACAG GTTTTCCCGGAAGGAAAACATTGGGAGCCAAAGCAAAGGTAAAAAGCAGAAGATATCTCCAAAAGATAAGGGACACATTCCAATAGATATGTTCTTTGTTAAGAGCTGTCAGAATTTTTAG
- the LOC132179681 gene encoding probable E3 ubiquitin-protein ligase RHY1A, producing the protein MTSASELFYTRRSRLGRSSPDLGFDRSSQYSHGSRRHHCDPLVLHHHHHRRDLGGGDPLRRSLHSSHHAERASVRLDQSTSQLVSSNSANTENLSRPRLSENERLPGAVLLARERLLERLRGVPLSGNRGSSRPSPYIYHSEPMLEEDIRGLFDIVRDTGTRISTGQSESSTITELTSQIERLQLLQEPKKKPPGLTQEALDCLRLEVFSSTVEGVAPNASQDCSICLETLLEGDELIRLPCGHRFHSACLDPWVRTCGDCPYCRRGIVVNSHRAMKTT; encoded by the exons ATGACGAGCGCGTCGGAGCTATTTTACACCCGGAGGTCTCGCTTGGGCCGGAGCAGCCCGGATCTAGGGTTCGATCGGAGTTCTCAATATAGCCACGGTTCTCGTCGCCATCATTGCGATCCTCTcgttcttcatcatcatcatcatcgacGTGATTTGGGTGGCGGCGATCCTCTCCGGCGGTCTTTGCACTCGTCGCATCACGCG GAGCGTGCATCAGTTCGACTTGACCAAAGTACAAGTCAGCTTGTTTCAAGCAACAGTGCCAACACAGAAAATTTAAGTAGGCCAAGATTAAGTGAGAATGAAAGGCTTCCTGGGGCTGTGCTACTTGCAAGGGAAAGGCTTCTGGAGAGGTTGAGAGGGGTGCCTCTTTCTGGAAACAG GGGAAGCAGCAGACCATCACCTTACATTTATCACAGCGAACCAATGCTTGAAGAAGATATAAGAGGGCTGTTTGATATTGTTCGGGACACAGGGACTCGAATCTCGACAGGTCAGTCTGAAAGCTCAACCATTACTGAGTTGACCTCCCAAATCGAGAGGCTGCAACTATTGCAAGAACCAAAGAAGAAGCCACCCGGTCTCACTCAAGAAGCCCTGGACTGTTTGCGCCTGGAGGTTTTTAGCAGCACCGTTGAAGGAGTGGCGCCAAACGCTTCACAGGATTGTAGTATATGTTTGGAGACTCTCTTGGAAGGAGATGAGCTTATACGCTTGCCTTGTGGGCATAGATTTCACTCTGCCTGCTTGGATCCCTGGGTTCGAACCTGCGGAGACTGCCCGTATTGCCGTAGAGGTATAGTTGTAAACAGTCACAGAGCAATGAAGACGACGTAA